One genomic window of Burkholderia diffusa includes the following:
- a CDS encoding class I SAM-dependent methyltransferase — protein sequence MREPVIAAAGGHVVQTEPSRWVARWSRLVPAGGTVLDVAAGGGRHARWFASRGHPVVALDRDSAALAALRAIPGVDVRDADLEGAPWPLPADASFAAVIVTHYLHRPLWPQLLDAVAPGGVLIYETFAQGNETVGKPSNPAFLLAPGELLDAVRGPLRVVAYEDGFVAAPREAFVQRICAVREGATPTAGAGIPRYELPG from the coding sequence ATGCGCGAACCTGTCATTGCTGCCGCGGGCGGTCACGTCGTCCAGACCGAACCGTCGCGCTGGGTCGCCCGCTGGTCGCGGCTCGTCCCGGCGGGCGGCACGGTGCTCGACGTCGCCGCGGGCGGCGGCCGCCATGCACGCTGGTTTGCGTCGCGCGGGCATCCGGTCGTCGCGCTCGATCGCGATTCGGCCGCGCTGGCCGCATTGCGCGCGATTCCCGGCGTCGATGTGCGCGACGCCGATCTCGAGGGCGCGCCTTGGCCGCTGCCGGCCGATGCGTCGTTCGCGGCGGTGATCGTCACCCATTATCTGCATCGCCCGCTCTGGCCCCAACTGCTCGACGCGGTGGCGCCGGGCGGCGTGCTGATCTACGAAACCTTCGCGCAAGGAAACGAAACGGTCGGCAAGCCGTCCAACCCCGCGTTCCTGCTCGCCCCGGGCGAACTGCTGGACGCGGTGCGCGGCCCCCTCCGGGTGGTCGCATACGAGGACGGATTCGTCGCCGCGCCGCGCGAAGCGTTCGTGCAGCGCATCTGCGCGGTACGCGAGGGCGCGACCCCGACGGCGGGGGCGGGAATTCCACGTTACGAACTGCCCGGCTAA
- a CDS encoding site-2 protease family protein, with protein sequence MDASLIQTIAVYALPVIFAITLHEAAHGYAARLLGDNTAYMMGRVSFNPMRHIDPLGTIAIPLAMYFLTGGAFLFGYAKPVPVSFGNLRDPRWGTLWVSLAGPACNFVQALIWGVLTIVLPAAGIDEPFFTRMAYAGVSANLVLGVLNLFPLPPLDGGRILAALLPPKQSIALSRIEPYGFIIVLVLVMTGVLTNFWLRPLVNVAAGVLSAILSPFASLF encoded by the coding sequence ATGGACGCTTCCCTGATACAGACCATCGCCGTCTACGCGCTGCCCGTGATCTTCGCGATCACGCTGCACGAGGCCGCGCACGGCTATGCCGCGCGCCTGCTCGGCGACAACACCGCCTACATGATGGGGCGCGTGTCGTTCAACCCGATGCGTCACATCGATCCGCTCGGCACGATCGCGATCCCGCTCGCAATGTATTTCCTGACGGGCGGCGCGTTCCTGTTCGGCTATGCGAAGCCGGTGCCGGTATCGTTCGGCAATCTGCGCGATCCGCGCTGGGGCACACTTTGGGTGTCGCTGGCGGGCCCGGCCTGCAACTTCGTGCAGGCACTGATCTGGGGCGTGCTGACCATCGTGCTGCCCGCTGCCGGCATCGACGAGCCGTTCTTCACGCGGATGGCCTACGCAGGCGTCAGCGCGAACCTGGTGCTCGGCGTGCTGAACCTGTTTCCGCTGCCGCCGCTCGACGGCGGTCGCATCCTGGCCGCGCTGCTGCCGCCGAAGCAATCGATCGCGCTGTCGCGCATCGAGCCGTACGGTTTCATCATCGTCCTCGTGCTGGTCATGACGGGCGTGCTGACGAACTTCTGGCTGCGTCCGCTCGTGAACGTCGCGGCCGGCGTGCTGAGCGCCATCCTGTCTCCCTTCGCCTCGCTTTTCTAA
- a CDS encoding tryptophan--tRNA ligase: MFPDRIFSGMRPTGSLHLGHYHGVLKNWVKLQSEYPCFFCVVDWHALTTHYETPEVIEKNVWDVLIDWLASGIDPAQATLFIQSKVPEHAELALLLGMSTPLGWLERVPTYKEQMEKLKDKDLSTYGFLGYPVLMAADILLYRGSLVPVGEDQVPHVEMTREIARRFNYLYGREPGFEEKALEAAKKLGGKRAKLYHELRNAYQQEGDDEALEQARAMLQESQSLSMSDRERLFGYLEGARKIILVEPQALLTEASRMPGLDGQKMSKSYGNTIGLREDAETITKKVRTMPTDPARVRRTDPGDPDKCPVWQLHQVYTDETTHQWVQSGCRSAGIGCLDCKQPVVEGILREQQPMLERAQKYMDDPSLLRAIVADGCDKARKHAVETMRDVREAMGLSYT, encoded by the coding sequence ATGTTCCCAGATCGTATTTTCTCCGGCATGCGGCCCACCGGGTCGCTGCACCTCGGCCACTACCACGGTGTGCTGAAAAACTGGGTGAAACTGCAGTCCGAGTATCCGTGTTTCTTCTGCGTGGTCGACTGGCACGCGCTGACGACGCACTATGAAACGCCCGAGGTCATCGAGAAGAACGTGTGGGACGTGCTGATCGACTGGCTCGCGTCCGGCATCGATCCCGCGCAGGCGACGCTGTTCATCCAGAGCAAGGTGCCCGAGCATGCGGAACTCGCGCTGCTGCTCGGCATGAGCACGCCGCTCGGCTGGCTCGAACGTGTGCCGACCTACAAGGAGCAGATGGAGAAGCTGAAGGACAAGGACCTGTCGACCTACGGCTTCCTCGGCTACCCGGTGCTGATGGCGGCTGACATCCTGCTGTATCGCGGCTCGCTCGTGCCGGTCGGCGAGGACCAGGTGCCGCACGTCGAGATGACGCGCGAGATCGCTCGCCGCTTCAACTATCTGTACGGCCGCGAGCCGGGTTTCGAGGAGAAGGCGCTCGAAGCCGCGAAGAAACTCGGCGGCAAGCGCGCGAAGCTTTATCACGAGCTGCGCAATGCGTACCAGCAGGAAGGCGACGACGAGGCGCTCGAGCAGGCGCGTGCGATGCTGCAGGAATCGCAGAGCCTGTCGATGAGCGACCGCGAGCGCCTGTTCGGCTATCTCGAAGGCGCGCGCAAGATCATCCTGGTCGAGCCGCAGGCGCTGTTGACCGAAGCGTCCCGGATGCCGGGCCTCGACGGCCAGAAGATGTCGAAGTCGTACGGCAACACGATCGGCCTGCGCGAGGACGCGGAGACGATCACGAAGAAAGTCCGCACGATGCCGACCGACCCGGCGCGCGTGCGCCGCACCGATCCGGGTGATCCCGACAAGTGCCCGGTGTGGCAGCTGCATCAGGTCTATACGGACGAAACGACGCACCAGTGGGTGCAGAGCGGTTGCCGCTCGGCGGGCATCGGCTGTCTCGACTGCAAGCAGCCGGTCGTCGAAGGGATCCTGCGCGAGCAGCAGCCGATGCTCGAGCGTGCACAGAAATACATGGACGATCCGTCGCTGCTGCGCGCGATTGTCGCGGACGGTTGCGACAAGGCGCGCAAGCACGCGGTCGAAACGATGCGCGACGTGCGCGAGGCGATGGGCCTGTCGTACACCTGA
- a CDS encoding alpha/beta fold hydrolase, which translates to MSASSSVSDFVTVRGVKLHVRRWGRPDAPTLFMLHGWMDVAASFQFVVDALAGDWQVIAPDARGFGLSDWPVARQGGGHYWFHEYLGDLDALVDHYAPSGEVNLVGHSMGANVVCLYAGARPERVRRVVDLEGFGLAPARAEQAPRRLRGWLDELREPPVLRPYASLDDVAARLIKTNPRLDPRRAAFLAAHWSKRGDDGLYHLLADPAHKMAGPQLYRLDEVMAVWKQVRAKVLHVEAVNSPTLAYLAGDIPLPEFKARFGAFPDWREKLVEDAGHMVHHDQPEQIAALIEAFCA; encoded by the coding sequence ATGAGTGCGTCGAGTTCTGTTTCCGATTTCGTCACGGTGCGCGGCGTCAAGCTGCATGTGCGGCGCTGGGGCCGGCCCGATGCGCCGACGCTGTTCATGCTGCACGGCTGGATGGACGTCGCGGCATCGTTCCAGTTCGTCGTCGACGCGCTCGCGGGCGACTGGCAGGTGATCGCGCCGGATGCGCGCGGCTTCGGCCTGTCCGACTGGCCGGTCGCGAGGCAGGGCGGCGGGCATTACTGGTTCCACGAGTACCTGGGCGACCTCGATGCGCTTGTCGATCACTATGCGCCCAGCGGCGAAGTCAATCTGGTCGGGCACAGCATGGGGGCGAACGTCGTCTGCCTGTACGCGGGCGCGCGCCCGGAGCGCGTGCGGCGCGTGGTCGACCTCGAAGGGTTCGGGCTCGCCCCCGCGCGGGCGGAGCAGGCGCCGCGCCGGCTGCGCGGCTGGCTCGACGAGCTGCGCGAGCCGCCCGTGTTGCGCCCGTACGCGTCGCTCGACGATGTGGCGGCCCGGCTGATCAAGACCAATCCGCGGCTCGATCCGCGCCGCGCCGCGTTCCTCGCCGCGCACTGGTCGAAGCGTGGCGACGATGGGCTCTACCATCTGCTGGCGGACCCCGCGCACAAGATGGCAGGCCCGCAGCTGTACCGGCTCGACGAGGTGATGGCCGTGTGGAAGCAGGTGCGCGCGAAGGTGCTGCACGTCGAGGCCGTCAATTCGCCGACGCTCGCGTATCTCGCCGGCGACATCCCGCTGCCGGAGTTCAAGGCGCGCTTCGGCGCGTTCCCCGACTGGCGCGAAAAGCTCGTCGAGGATGCCGGCCACATGGTTCACCACGACCAGCCGGAGCAGATCGCCGCGCTGATCGAGGCGTTTTGCGCATAG
- a CDS encoding L-threonylcarbamoyladenylate synthase, giving the protein MSQFFRIHPDNPQPRLIKQAADIVSKGGVIAMPTDSSYALACHLDDKDAVERVRRIRGLDEKQHLSLLVRDLSELANFAMVDNRQYRQIKSVTPGPYVFILQATKEVPRRLSHPSRKTIGLRVPDHAITLALLESLGQPLLGTTLILPPDDEPLNDPEDIRARLEKQVDLVIDGGACPREPSTVIDLTGDEPQLLRAGRGALEPFGLSAA; this is encoded by the coding sequence ATGTCCCAGTTCTTCAGGATTCATCCGGATAATCCGCAGCCGCGCCTGATCAAGCAGGCCGCGGACATCGTCAGCAAGGGCGGCGTGATCGCGATGCCGACCGATTCGAGCTATGCGCTCGCGTGCCACCTCGATGACAAGGATGCGGTCGAACGCGTGCGCCGCATCCGTGGCCTCGACGAGAAGCAGCACCTGTCGCTGCTCGTGCGCGACCTGTCGGAACTGGCCAACTTCGCGATGGTGGACAACCGTCAGTACCGGCAGATCAAGTCGGTGACGCCGGGCCCGTACGTGTTCATTCTGCAGGCGACGAAGGAGGTGCCGCGTCGGCTGTCGCATCCGTCGCGCAAGACGATCGGGCTGCGCGTGCCCGATCACGCGATCACGCTTGCGCTGCTCGAATCGCTCGGCCAGCCGCTGCTCGGCACGACGCTGATCCTGCCGCCGGACGACGAGCCGCTCAACGATCCCGAGGACATCCGCGCACGGCTCGAGAAGCAGGTCGATCTCGTGATCGACGGTGGCGCGTGTCCGCGCGAGCCGTCGACGGTGATCGACCTGACGGGCGACGAGCCGCAGCTCCTGCGGGCGGGGCGCGGTGCGCTCGAACCGTTCGGGCTTTCTGCCGCGTAA
- a CDS encoding ferritin-like domain-containing protein: MNMEPSSFMAAPHCVRRTALDALRMSEPAAKAARVRALHDALLAGQAAIASTLDLDEPADLPGRPARPPLVEPRQLERRSMRSPAGRAVLLHALAHIEFNAINLALDAVWRFAGMPDAFYADWLKVASEEAHHFMLLSGRLAEFGHAYGDFPAHNGLWEMCERTKADVLARMALVPRTLEARGLDASPPIRARLVQAGDDASAAILDVILRDEIGHVAIGNRWFRYLCDEAGRDPVPAYRALAAQYHAPRLRGPFNFDARRTAGFEQAELDELAAQDAADGKAAD, from the coding sequence ATGAACATGGAGCCTTCTTCTTTCATGGCTGCGCCGCACTGCGTGCGACGCACCGCGCTCGACGCGCTGCGGATGTCCGAGCCGGCCGCGAAAGCCGCGCGGGTCCGCGCGCTGCATGACGCGCTGCTGGCCGGGCAGGCCGCGATCGCGTCGACGCTCGATCTGGACGAACCGGCTGACCTGCCCGGCCGTCCGGCGCGCCCTCCGCTCGTCGAACCGCGCCAGCTCGAGCGTCGCAGCATGCGTTCGCCGGCGGGGCGCGCGGTGCTGCTGCACGCCCTCGCGCATATCGAATTCAACGCGATCAACCTCGCGCTCGACGCCGTGTGGCGCTTCGCCGGGATGCCCGATGCATTCTATGCTGACTGGCTGAAGGTCGCGTCCGAGGAGGCCCATCACTTCATGCTGCTGTCCGGGCGGCTTGCCGAGTTCGGGCATGCGTACGGTGATTTTCCCGCGCACAACGGGCTGTGGGAGATGTGCGAGCGGACCAAGGCCGATGTGCTCGCGCGGATGGCGCTCGTGCCGCGCACGCTCGAGGCGCGCGGGCTCGACGCATCGCCGCCGATCCGTGCGCGGCTCGTGCAGGCGGGCGACGACGCGTCCGCGGCGATCCTCGACGTGATCCTGCGCGACGAGATCGGCCATGTCGCGATCGGGAATCGCTGGTTCCGGTACCTGTGCGACGAGGCGGGCCGCGATCCGGTGCCGGCCTATCGCGCGCTCGCCGCGCAGTACCATGCGCCACGGCTGCGCGGTCCGTTCAATTTCGACGCGCGCCGAACCGCCGGATTCGAGCAGGCGGAGCTGGACGAACTTGCCGCGCAGGACGCGGCGGACGGCAAGGCGGCGGATTAG
- the bamC gene encoding outer membrane protein assembly factor BamC produces the protein MKRFAFSSRAIQVSVVALALGALAGCDTLNDYLAPDRVNYKNTGSAPPLAVPSDLKPVPTTQQFVAPPSNAGLGTLPPRAATAAGNATDGVPSAQDPLGMHIERDGDRRWLVVDGRTPEQLWPILKEFWQENGFSLKTDAPSTGIMATDWAENRANIPDDWFRRTIGKVIDFAYSSGTRDRFRTLVNRTPDGNTDISITHSAMEEMMVGPQGGTSSRWEERPRNPVLEAVFLSKLMQKFGLSDAQAKQLLTDARPATAPAQVSDTSGGAATLQLAESFDRAWLRVGLALDRTNFAVDNRDREKGVYTVRYANTMEELKRDGLFGKLFYGGPSAAKPGKEYLVNVRAQGSGGTQVAVVDANGKVDNSSDAQRIISLLHAQLN, from the coding sequence ATGAAACGTTTCGCCTTTTCCTCTCGCGCCATCCAGGTTTCGGTGGTGGCGCTGGCGCTGGGCGCGCTCGCCGGCTGCGATACGCTGAACGATTATCTGGCTCCTGACCGGGTCAACTACAAGAACACGGGTTCGGCGCCGCCGCTCGCGGTGCCGAGCGACCTGAAGCCGGTGCCGACGACCCAGCAGTTCGTCGCGCCGCCGAGCAACGCCGGTCTCGGCACGCTGCCGCCGCGGGCGGCGACTGCCGCCGGTAACGCAACCGACGGTGTTCCGAGCGCGCAGGATCCGCTCGGCATGCATATCGAGCGCGACGGCGACCGCCGCTGGCTCGTCGTGGACGGACGCACGCCCGAGCAGCTGTGGCCGATCCTGAAGGAATTCTGGCAGGAGAACGGCTTCTCGCTGAAGACCGACGCACCGTCGACCGGCATCATGGCCACGGACTGGGCCGAGAACCGCGCAAACATTCCCGATGACTGGTTCCGCCGCACGATCGGCAAGGTCATCGACTTCGCGTACTCGTCGGGCACGCGCGACCGTTTCCGCACGCTCGTGAACCGTACGCCGGACGGCAACACCGACATCTCGATCACGCACAGCGCGATGGAGGAAATGATGGTCGGCCCGCAGGGCGGCACGTCGTCGCGCTGGGAAGAGCGTCCGCGCAACCCGGTGCTCGAGGCCGTGTTCCTGTCGAAGCTCATGCAGAAGTTCGGCCTGAGCGATGCGCAGGCGAAGCAACTGCTGACCGATGCGCGTCCCGCGACGGCGCCGGCGCAGGTCAGCGATACGAGCGGCGGCGCCGCGACGCTGCAACTGGCGGAATCGTTCGACCGTGCGTGGCTGCGCGTCGGTCTCGCGCTCGACCGCACCAACTTCGCGGTCGACAATCGCGATCGCGAGAAGGGCGTGTACACGGTCCGCTACGCGAACACGATGGAAGAGCTCAAGCGCGACGGGTTGTTCGGCAAGCTGTTCTACGGCGGCCCGTCGGCGGCCAAGCCGGGCAAGGAATACCTGGTCAACGTGCGCGCGCAGGGCAGTGGCGGCACGCAGGTCGCGGTAGTCGACGCGAATGGCAAGGTCGACAACTCGTCGGACGCGCAGCGGATCATCTCGCTGCTGCACGCCCAGCTGAACTGA
- a CDS encoding cupin domain-containing protein, translating into MRNRSQAEPRDAAAAPLGAPPSDLPTPLLGGLSPAQFMRRYWQKKPLLIRQAIPDVKPPVSRDALFELAADYDAESRLITHFRNKWQLAHGPFEPGALPAVSRKSWSLLVQGLDLHVDAARALLDRFRFIPDARLDDLMISYATDGGGVGPHFDSYDVFLLQVEGRRRWRIGAQKDLSLQPDVPLKILEHFEPSDEWVLEPGDMLYLPPHIAHDGVAEGECMTCSIGFRAPSAGELGAQFLYYLAERGGLRNERGDALYRDPKQPAVDTPAQLPPAMVDRVAEIVDAIRWRKRDVAEFLGCYLSEPKSNVVFEPPARPLSEAAFVAQASRRGVYLDRRTALMYNARSYFVNGEEEPLEQAGEWLPELANLRHMEAKRFVTLSRVPSMTALLHEWYCAGWIRVGNRI; encoded by the coding sequence ATGCGCAACCGGTCTCAAGCCGAACCGCGGGATGCCGCTGCCGCCCCGCTCGGCGCGCCGCCCTCCGATCTTCCCACGCCGCTGCTCGGCGGTCTCTCGCCAGCGCAATTCATGCGCCGCTACTGGCAGAAGAAGCCCCTGCTGATCCGCCAGGCGATCCCCGATGTGAAGCCGCCGGTCTCGCGCGACGCACTGTTCGAGCTGGCAGCGGACTATGACGCCGAATCGCGACTGATCACCCATTTTCGTAACAAGTGGCAACTGGCCCACGGTCCGTTCGAGCCGGGCGCGCTGCCTGCCGTTTCGCGCAAGTCCTGGTCCTTGCTCGTGCAGGGGCTCGACCTGCACGTCGACGCGGCACGCGCGCTACTCGACCGCTTCCGCTTCATCCCGGACGCACGCCTCGACGATCTGATGATTTCGTACGCGACTGACGGCGGCGGCGTCGGCCCGCACTTCGACTCGTACGACGTATTCCTGCTGCAGGTCGAAGGCCGGCGCCGCTGGCGCATCGGTGCGCAGAAGGACCTGTCGCTGCAGCCGGACGTCCCGCTGAAGATCCTCGAGCATTTCGAGCCGAGCGACGAGTGGGTGCTGGAGCCGGGCGACATGCTGTACCTGCCGCCGCACATCGCTCACGACGGTGTGGCCGAAGGCGAGTGCATGACCTGCTCGATCGGCTTTCGGGCGCCGTCCGCCGGGGAGCTGGGCGCGCAATTCCTGTATTACCTCGCGGAACGCGGCGGCCTGCGCAACGAGCGCGGCGACGCGCTTTACCGCGACCCGAAGCAGCCGGCGGTCGACACCCCTGCGCAACTGCCGCCGGCGATGGTCGATCGCGTCGCCGAGATCGTCGATGCGATCCGCTGGCGCAAGCGCGACGTCGCCGAATTCCTCGGTTGCTACCTGAGCGAGCCCAAATCAAACGTCGTATTCGAGCCGCCTGCGCGTCCGCTATCCGAGGCCGCGTTCGTCGCGCAGGCGTCGCGCCGAGGCGTATATCTCGACAGACGGACCGCATTGATGTATAACGCGCGCTCGTACTTCGTTAATGGCGAGGAAGAACCACTCGAGCAGGCCGGCGAATGGCTGCCCGAACTGGCCAATCTGCGCCACATGGAGGCGAAACGGTTTGTAACACTATCCCGGGTTCCCTCAATGACAGCCTTGCTGCACGAATGGTATTGTGCGGGCTGGATACGGGTCGGAAACCGGATTTAG
- the dapA gene encoding 4-hydroxy-tetrahydrodipicolinate synthase → MANGTQDGIQIRGSIPAIVTPMLEDGSLDLPAFRKLIDWHIAEGTDALVVVGTSGESATLNVEEHILMIRTAVEHAAKRIPIIAGAGGNSTAEAIELTKHAKAVGADATLQVVPYYNKPTQEGMYRHFKTIAEAVDLPVILYNVPGRTVADMAHETTLRLAQVPGIIGVKDATGNIDRAAHLIKAAPKHFAIYSGDDPTAIALMLLGGHGNISVTANVAPRAMSDLCRAALAGDVATARELHMKLLSLHKNLFVEANPIPVKWALQAMGKMQGGIRLPLTPLDERCHDVVRSALVEAGVL, encoded by the coding sequence ATGGCTAACGGCACCCAAGACGGCATTCAAATCCGCGGCAGCATCCCCGCGATCGTCACCCCGATGCTCGAAGACGGCAGTCTCGACCTGCCGGCGTTTCGCAAACTGATCGACTGGCACATCGCGGAAGGCACCGACGCACTCGTCGTGGTCGGCACGAGCGGCGAGTCGGCAACGCTCAACGTCGAAGAGCACATCCTGATGATCCGTACGGCGGTCGAGCATGCGGCGAAGCGCATCCCGATCATCGCGGGAGCGGGCGGCAATTCGACCGCCGAGGCGATCGAACTGACGAAGCACGCAAAGGCCGTTGGCGCCGACGCGACGCTGCAGGTCGTGCCGTACTACAACAAGCCCACGCAGGAAGGGATGTACCGGCACTTCAAGACGATCGCCGAGGCGGTCGACCTGCCGGTGATCCTGTACAACGTGCCCGGCCGGACGGTCGCGGACATGGCGCACGAGACGACGCTGCGCCTCGCGCAGGTGCCGGGCATCATCGGCGTGAAGGACGCAACCGGCAACATCGACCGCGCCGCGCACCTGATCAAGGCCGCGCCGAAGCATTTCGCGATCTACAGCGGCGACGATCCGACCGCTATCGCGCTGATGCTGCTCGGCGGCCATGGCAACATCTCGGTGACGGCGAACGTCGCGCCGCGCGCGATGAGCGACCTGTGCCGCGCGGCACTGGCCGGCGACGTCGCAACGGCGCGCGAACTGCACATGAAGCTGCTGTCGCTGCACAAGAACCTGTTCGTCGAGGCGAACCCGATTCCTGTGAAGTGGGCGCTGCAGGCAATGGGCAAGATGCAGGGCGGCATCCGCCTGCCGCTCACGCCGCTCGACGAGCGCTGTCACGATGTCGTGCGTTCGGCCCTCGTCGAGGCCGGCGTCCTCTGA
- a CDS encoding FKBP-type peptidyl-prolyl cis-trans isomerase has translation MKIAKNTVVSVAYKLSDAQGNLIEESDEPMVYLHGGYDGTFPKIEEQLDGQEPGYQAQIQLEPQDAFGDYDPELVKIEPRDRFPEPIEVGMQFEGTPEDGDEEVDSLIYTVTDIAEDKVVLDGNHPLAGMALRFALTVKDVREATEDEIEHEHAHGAEGLEIVDEDEDEDEDEDGDAPSGRTLH, from the coding sequence ATGAAAATCGCAAAAAACACCGTCGTGTCGGTCGCTTACAAGCTGTCGGATGCGCAAGGCAATCTGATTGAGGAAAGCGACGAGCCGATGGTTTATCTGCACGGCGGCTATGATGGCACGTTCCCCAAGATCGAGGAACAGCTCGACGGCCAGGAGCCCGGTTACCAGGCGCAGATTCAGCTCGAGCCGCAGGACGCGTTCGGCGACTACGATCCCGAACTCGTGAAGATCGAGCCGCGCGATCGTTTTCCCGAGCCGATCGAAGTGGGCATGCAGTTCGAAGGCACGCCGGAAGACGGCGATGAGGAAGTGGATTCGCTGATCTACACGGTCACCGACATCGCAGAGGACAAGGTCGTGCTCGACGGCAACCACCCGCTCGCGGGCATGGCACTGCGTTTCGCGCTGACGGTCAAGGACGTTCGCGAAGCGACCGAGGACGAGATCGAGCATGAGCACGCGCATGGCGCGGAAGGCCTCGAAATCGTCGATGAGGACGAAGACGAGGACGAGGACGAGGACGGCGACGCACCGTCAGGGCGTACCCTGCACTGA
- a CDS encoding 3',5'-nucleoside bisphosphate phosphatase, producing MNADLHCHSNVSDGLLSPADVARRAHAGGVTLWALTDHDEIGGQAAARSEAEALGMRYLSGVEISVTWASRTVHIVGLNIDPSNPTLVDGLYRTRHGRAARARAIAAQLETLGIPGAYEGALKYVSNPDLISRTHFARFLVENGHAESTSDVFDRLLGDGKPGFVPHRWATLSDAVAWIRAAGGEAVVAHPGRYRYTPVEFDAFFGEFIDLGGCAIEVITGSHTPDQYREYADVARRFGFEVSRGSDFHAPGEGRIELGSLPPLPPDLKPLWERWL from the coding sequence ATGAACGCTGATCTCCACTGCCATTCGAATGTTTCCGACGGGTTGCTGTCGCCTGCCGACGTCGCGCGCCGCGCCCATGCCGGCGGCGTGACCCTGTGGGCGCTGACCGACCACGACGAGATCGGCGGCCAGGCGGCGGCACGCAGCGAGGCGGAGGCGCTGGGGATGCGCTACCTGAGCGGCGTCGAGATTTCGGTTACGTGGGCGTCGCGCACCGTGCATATCGTCGGGCTGAACATCGATCCGTCGAACCCGACGCTCGTCGACGGTCTCTACCGCACACGCCACGGCCGCGCCGCTCGTGCGCGGGCGATCGCCGCGCAACTCGAGACGCTCGGCATTCCGGGCGCGTATGAAGGCGCGCTGAAGTACGTATCGAATCCCGATCTGATCTCCCGCACTCACTTCGCGCGCTTCCTGGTCGAGAACGGCCATGCCGAATCGACCTCCGACGTGTTCGACCGCCTGCTCGGCGACGGCAAGCCGGGGTTCGTCCCGCACCGCTGGGCGACGCTGTCCGACGCCGTGGCGTGGATTCGCGCGGCGGGCGGCGAGGCCGTGGTCGCGCATCCGGGCCGCTATCGCTACACGCCGGTCGAATTCGATGCGTTTTTCGGCGAATTCATCGATCTCGGCGGTTGCGCGATCGAGGTCATTACGGGCAGCCACACGCCCGACCAATACCGCGAATACGCGGACGTCGCGCGCCGCTTCGGTTTCGAAGTGTCGCGCGGCTCGGATTTCCATGCGCCGGGCGAGGGCCGCATCGAGCTCGGCAGCCTACCGCCGTTGCCGCCCGACCTGAAACCGCTCTGGGAGCGCTGGCTCTGA
- a CDS encoding MBL fold metallo-hydrolase, protein MRFASLGSGSEGNALVVEVSSGTTTTRVLLDCGFSAKEVERRLGRLNLGIDDLDAILITHEHSDHVGSALTLARRGSLPLYMSWGTARAVGADEADVDLHVLWGDETAAIRDLAVIPYTVPHDAREPLQFVFMDGCRRLGVLTDVGMATPHITAVLSGCDALVLESNHDTAMLAGSRYPQSLKARIGGNHGHLSNDAAAGILASLERSRLQHLVAAHLSQQNNRPELARQALAGVLGTDGEEVVVATQDAGFDWLTLG, encoded by the coding sequence GTGCGCTTCGCCAGCCTCGGTAGCGGCAGCGAAGGCAACGCGCTGGTCGTCGAGGTCTCGAGCGGCACGACGACCACCCGCGTGTTGCTCGACTGCGGTTTTTCCGCGAAGGAGGTCGAGCGCCGCCTCGGTCGCCTGAATCTCGGCATCGACGATCTCGATGCCATTCTCATCACCCACGAACACAGCGACCACGTCGGCAGCGCGCTGACGCTCGCACGGCGCGGGTCGCTGCCGCTCTACATGAGCTGGGGCACGGCGCGCGCGGTGGGCGCGGACGAAGCCGATGTCGACCTGCACGTGTTGTGGGGCGACGAGACGGCCGCGATCCGAGATCTGGCCGTAATTCCCTATACCGTGCCCCATGACGCACGGGAACCTCTCCAGTTCGTCTTCATGGACGGTTGCCGCCGGCTCGGCGTGCTGACCGACGTCGGGATGGCCACGCCGCATATCACGGCCGTTCTGAGCGGTTGTGACGCGCTGGTGCTTGAATCCAACCACGATACCGCGATGCTCGCAGGAAGCCGCTATCCGCAGTCGCTGAAGGCACGGATCGGTGGCAATCACGGCCATCTGAGCAACGATGCCGCCGCGGGCATTCTCGCCTCGCTCGAGCGCAGCCGCCTCCAGCACCTCGTCGCGGCGCACCTGAGCCAGCAGAACAATCGGCCCGAGCTGGCCCGCCAGGCGTTGGCCGGTGTGCTGGGAACGGACGGGGAGGAAGTGGTCGTGGCCACGCAGGACGCGGGTTTCGACTGGCTGACGCTCGGTTGA